CGTCGGACACCAGCGCGTCCGAACGGTTGACACATTCGGTCAGGCTCAGCTCCCGAGCGGCCGCACCGACCACGTGCTGGCGACCGGTGCGGGCCCGGTCGGCGACGAGCAACTCGGTCAGGCGGCCCAGTTGACGTGCCGACGCCGGGTTCTGCGCGGTGTACGGGTGGGCCCGCAGGATCACGGTCGCGCCGCGCTCCAGCAGGCGATGCAGAAGACCCTCGACCACCGGCAGCGAGCAGTAGTCGGCGTCGGCGTGGTGCCCGGTCCAGGTCGGGGTGTAGAGCACGGTCGGGTGCGTCAACCCGTGCGCCGGCTCCGGGCGTACCTCGATCGACTCGACCTGCGGGCGGCCCACCACCACGAACTTGTCCGCCGGGATCTGCACCCCGGCGCGGGCGTACCGGTCGATCGCCGCCGGACCGGCCACGAAGATCCGGTCGAAGATCCCCGACACCGGGTTGGCGCTCGGTGCCTTGTCGCTGTCGCCGTGGTGCAGCTGGACATGGGTGAGCTGGGTGAAGCGGATGCAGTGGCTGTTCTTCGCCCCGTGGTTGACGTAGAACGCGGCCCGCAGACTCGGCACCAGCGCCTCGTCCATCGCCCGCAGGGTGGGGCAGTAGACCACCGGCGCGTCGGTGGCCGCGGCGATCGGGGCCAGGAACTCCGGCTCGCGCAGCACGACCATGAACGGCCGGCCGATCCGTTCCAGGTAGGGCAGCCACATGGTGACCTGGTATTCCGACCCGGGAGGCGCCGAGAAGTAGAGCAGGAACTCCGGCTGGTGCCGGCGCAGCGCACGGGCCACCGGCCCGCCACCAGCCGTCGGCCGGAACCGCCGCCGGGCCAGGTCCAGTGCGACCGCATCGGCGCCCGCGCCGACCAGCAGACTGGCGGCCAGCGCCACGCCGGCCGGCAGGGCGAGCGCGGCAGCGAGCGCCACGGCGGCGAGCAGCCCGAGCAGGGCGGTGCCGAGCCGGTCGGCGACCAGCGGCGTCCAGGCGCGTACCGGCAGGTTGGCGGCCCGGATCTCCAGGTTGCCGGCGGTCCGCAGGGGCCCCACCAGCAGCACCAACCCCAGCAGGACCAGTGCGGTGGCGACCAGCGCGAGGTTGAGCCCGTCGTCCAGCCGCCGGGAGTAACCGACCAGGAGCGCAGCGGCGATCAGCGTCGTCTCCGCGACGAGGTCGGCGCTGGGCCGGACCCGTTGCTCAGCGGCCGAGGCGGCCAGCGCGGCGACCGCCAGCGCCAGCCCCCACCCGGTGGCGCCGGTGAGCGCCAGCACGACGAAGGCCAGCACGGCCAGCCCGATGCTCAGGCACCGGGCGGCCAGCTTTCGGACCAGGTCGCCGCGCATGTCGCTCCGTTCGTGGTTCCGCCGCCGCCGTCAGTTCGCGGTCGAGGCACCGGCCGGCGCCTCGAACCGACCCGGCCCGGACTGGGCCGGCACGGTCGGTGTGGGCCCGTCACCGGGTGCCCGGCGTACGTCGATGACCTGGCCGGTCAGATCGGAGATCAGCACGTCCAGCGACGACTGGGCGACAGCCTCCGCGGCGAGCAGGGTGTGCTCCGGCTCCTCGCCGAAGGCCCGCGTCCGCATCGGGGTGGCGGTCCGCTCCGGGTTGATGCAGTTGACGCGTACGCCGACGTCGGCCCACTCGTCGGCGAGCGCCTGGGTGAGGTTGACCAGGGCGGCCTTGGTGGCCGAGTAGAGCGCGTAGCGGGCCCGCCCCCGGGTGTAGGAGCTGGAGGTGTAGAGCAGCAGTTGGCCCTTGGTCTGTTGGAGATATGGAAGAGCCTGGCGGGCGATGGTCACCGGGCCGACGAAGTTGACCTGGAGCACCCGGTCCATGGTCTCCTCGTCCATCTCGGCGAGGGCGCCCTTCTCCAGGATTCCGGCGGTGACCACCACGTGGTCGATCCGGCCGGTGGCCTCGAAGGCGGTCGTCAGCGCGGCCTCGACGTCCCCGGCCCGCTCGACGTGGGTGCCGGTGCTGGAGCGGCTGAACGGGAAGACCTGGGCGCCGTAGCGCCGGGCCAGCTCGGCCAGCTCGTGGCCGATGCCGTAGCTGCCGCCGAACACCACGATGGTGCGGCCGGTCAGCTCCTCGCTGTAGCTGCGGTGGTCGGTCAGCCGGGGCGCCTGCGCCGCGGCGAGCTGGAAGAGCTTGTCCGCCAGGTGCACGTCGACCGGGTGGGTGACCTTGATGTTCTCGTCCGAACCGTCGATCACCTTGATCGGGGTGCCGGGCAGGTAGCGCAGCACGACACCGCAGTCGTCGGTGGCGGCGAAGTTCGGGTCATCCTCGGCGATCCGGTACGCCTCGCGGATGGTGGGGGAGCGGAACGCCTGCGGGGTCTGCCCACGGCGCAGCCGGGACCGCACCGGAATGTCGGTGATGCAGTCGTTGTCGTCCACCTGGATGATCGTGTCCGCGGACGGGATGGCCACGTCCACGGCGTCATAGGTCCAGAGCGCGTTCACGCACTCGCGCACGATTCGGCCGCTGAGCAGTGGGCGTACCGCGTCGTGGAAGAGGATGTTGCAGTCCGCCGGGCCGACCGCGTCCAGCGCGATCCGGGTGGTGGCGTTGCGGGTGTCGCCGCCCTCGATCACCTGGGTGACCTTGCGCAGGCCGGCCTTCTCGACGATCTGCTTGGCGTCGTCGACGTGGCCGGTCGCCATCAGCACGATGATCTCGTCGATCTCCGGCGCCGTCTCGAAGACCGCCAGGGTGTGCTCGATGATCGGCTTGCCGGCGATCTTCAGCAGTTGCTTCGGGATGCCGAGACCCAGCCGGGTGCCGGTGCCCCCGGCCAGAACCACCGCCACTGTCCGCGAGGGCCGCCACGGCTCCGGGTTCTCCGCTGCGGCGTCCGGGCCAGTGGTCTGGTCCTGCGTCATTGCCGGATCCTCACTCTCAGGGATGCGTTAACGGAAGGTTCCGCCCGAGCGGCGACGGAATGAACCTTAACGCGCGGACCGCGCCGCCCCAACGCGGGCGACGCGGTCCATGGCGCCGTGTCGATGCCGGACGTGCGCCGGCGTACTACTTGCTGTTCGCGTACGCCTCGTAGGCCCGAATGACCTCGTCGGTGGGCCCGTCCATCCGCAGGACGCCCGATTCCAGCCAGATCGTCCGTTCGCAGGTGTCCCGTACGGAGGAGAGCTGGTGGCTGACCAGGAACACCGTGCCGGCCCCCTCCCGCAGCTCCCGCACACGCTGCTCGCTGCGCTTGCGGAAGCCCTTGTCACCGGTGGCGAGCGCCTCGTCGATGAGCAGCACGTCGTGCTTCTTGGCGGCGGCGATGGAGAACCGCAGCCGGGCAGCCATGCCGGACGAGTACGTGCGCATCGGCAGGCTCGCGAAGTCGCCCCGCTCGTTGATCCCGGAGAAGTCGATGATCCCCGCGGCCTGCTTGGCCACATCGTCGGGGTGCATCCCCATGGCCAGGCAACCGAGGACGACGTTGCGCTCACCCGAGAGGTCGTTGAGCAGCGCGGCGTTCACGCCGAGCAGCGACGGCTGGCCCTGGGTGTAGATGGCACCCCGGTTGACCGGCAGTAGGCCGGCGATGGCCCGCAGGATGGTGGACTTGCCGGACCCGTTGCTGCCGATGAGCCCGATCGCCTCGCCCCGGTACGCGGTGAAGGACACGCCCTTGACCGCGTGCACCTCCCGCACGTTCGGCGCCTTGGTGCGCTTGACCAGCCGCCGCAGCGCGGCCACCGGCGTGGTGCCACCGGCGGCGCCCTGGTGCACCCGGTAGATGATGTGCGCGTCGTCCACGACCACGGTCGGGATGCGCTCCTGCGTCCGGGTCATCGTCGCGTTCGCCTCGACGGGAGCGTCGAATTGCTCAACCACGGCCGTACTCCTGTTCGCCGCGCCAGAAGTAGATGAAACCGCCGATCCCGGCCACCAGCGCCCAACCGGCACCGACCAGCCAGAGCTGGGTCAGCGACTCGTTGAGCAGCGGTG
The window above is part of the Micromonospora sp. LH3U1 genome. Proteins encoded here:
- a CDS encoding CDP-glycerol glycerophosphotransferase family protein; the protein is MRGDLVRKLAARCLSIGLAVLAFVVLALTGATGWGLALAVAALAASAAEQRVRPSADLVAETTLIAAALLVGYSRRLDDGLNLALVATALVLLGLVLLVGPLRTAGNLEIRAANLPVRAWTPLVADRLGTALLGLLAAVALAAALALPAGVALAASLLVGAGADAVALDLARRRFRPTAGGGPVARALRRHQPEFLLYFSAPPGSEYQVTMWLPYLERIGRPFMVVLREPEFLAPIAAATDAPVVYCPTLRAMDEALVPSLRAAFYVNHGAKNSHCIRFTQLTHVQLHHGDSDKAPSANPVSGIFDRIFVAGPAAIDRYARAGVQIPADKFVVVGRPQVESIEVRPEPAHGLTHPTVLYTPTWTGHHADADYCSLPVVEGLLHRLLERGATVILRAHPYTAQNPASARQLGRLTELLVADRARTGRQHVVGAAARELSLTECVNRSDALVSDVSGVISDYLYSGKPYAVTDMGDEGARFVERFPLAGSGYVLRRDMSNMDEVLNALLDTDPLAEARWATRRRYLGDFPADSYAEAFLTAARRELAPATELTAPAPV
- a CDS encoding bifunctional cytidylyltransferase/SDR family oxidoreductase is translated as MTQDQTTGPDAAAENPEPWRPSRTVAVVLAGGTGTRLGLGIPKQLLKIAGKPIIEHTLAVFETAPEIDEIIVLMATGHVDDAKQIVEKAGLRKVTQVIEGGDTRNATTRIALDAVGPADCNILFHDAVRPLLSGRIVRECVNALWTYDAVDVAIPSADTIIQVDDNDCITDIPVRSRLRRGQTPQAFRSPTIREAYRIAEDDPNFAATDDCGVVLRYLPGTPIKVIDGSDENIKVTHPVDVHLADKLFQLAAAQAPRLTDHRSYSEELTGRTIVVFGGSYGIGHELAELARRYGAQVFPFSRSSTGTHVERAGDVEAALTTAFEATGRIDHVVVTAGILEKGALAEMDEETMDRVLQVNFVGPVTIARQALPYLQQTKGQLLLYTSSSYTRGRARYALYSATKAALVNLTQALADEWADVGVRVNCINPERTATPMRTRAFGEEPEHTLLAAEAVAQSSLDVLISDLTGQVIDVRRAPGDGPTPTVPAQSGPGRFEAPAGASTAN
- a CDS encoding ABC transporter ATP-binding protein; amino-acid sequence: MTRTQERIPTVVVDDAHIIYRVHQGAAGGTTPVAALRRLVKRTKAPNVREVHAVKGVSFTAYRGEAIGLIGSNGSGKSTILRAIAGLLPVNRGAIYTQGQPSLLGVNAALLNDLSGERNVVLGCLAMGMHPDDVAKQAAGIIDFSGINERGDFASLPMRTYSSGMAARLRFSIAAAKKHDVLLIDEALATGDKGFRKRSEQRVRELREGAGTVFLVSHQLSSVRDTCERTIWLESGVLRMDGPTDEVIRAYEAYANSK